In Pseudomonas lalkuanensis, the following are encoded in one genomic region:
- a CDS encoding DUF6436 domain-containing protein, with translation MRAFKPKTLLTSLALLACVGAILLALRWYESRYVRPFNTQATVFSGEQLRLPAELAGPGPIRLVHFWDPACPCNAGNQQHLAELIQRFAPQGVTFHALQKPGSKGQLPPGLEALQPLAGIPGAEELPAVPAVGIWDREGRLAYFGPYSEGAVCNSANSFIEPILEALIDNRPVRAGSTLAAGCFCAWREPS, from the coding sequence ATGCGCGCATTCAAGCCCAAGACCCTGCTCACCAGCCTCGCCCTCCTCGCCTGCGTCGGCGCCATCCTGCTGGCCCTGCGCTGGTACGAGTCGCGCTACGTCCGGCCCTTCAACACCCAGGCCACGGTGTTCTCCGGCGAACAGCTGCGCCTGCCGGCCGAGCTCGCCGGACCGGGGCCGATCCGCCTGGTGCATTTCTGGGACCCGGCCTGCCCCTGCAACGCTGGCAACCAGCAGCACCTGGCCGAGCTGATCCAGCGTTTCGCGCCCCAGGGCGTGACCTTCCACGCCTTGCAGAAGCCGGGCAGCAAGGGTCAGCTCCCGCCGGGCCTGGAAGCCCTGCAGCCACTGGCGGGAATACCTGGCGCCGAAGAGTTGCCGGCGGTGCCCGCGGTGGGCATCTGGGACCGCGAGGGCCGCCTGGCCTACTTCGGCCCGTACAGCGAAGGCGCGGTGTGCAATTCGGCCAACAGCTTCATCGAACCCATCCTCGAAGCCCTGATCGACAACCGCCCGGTGCGCGCCGGCAGCACCCTGGCGGCTGGATGCTTCTGCGCCTGGCGCGAGCCGTCCTAG
- a CDS encoding alpha/beta hydrolase: MSDPFQPDLLRPLLRPLAAGAADLRQTQSYRAFYRLDFASRLPGVQARLGCAEAAGYSLVTQLWLPPEPRASLVMLHGYYDHMGLYGHLVEWALGMGFAVIACDLPGHGLSSGARASIGDFAEYQATLQALLDEAAALNLPQPWHLAGQSTGGAILLDYLLTGTPRPELGETLLFAPLVRPRAWGWSKFSYQLMRHFVESIPRRFSVNSSDAEFIEFVHHKDPLQPQTLPTAWVGALARWVPRIERAQRSSRRPLVIQGDGDMTVDWRHNLRVLAEKFDQPEVLMLEGAGHHLVNEAPAYRERYFGFLRERLG, encoded by the coding sequence ATGTCAGACCCGTTCCAGCCCGATCTCCTGCGTCCGCTGTTGCGACCCTTGGCCGCAGGTGCCGCCGACCTGCGCCAGACCCAGAGCTATCGCGCGTTCTACCGGCTGGACTTCGCCTCGCGCCTTCCGGGCGTGCAAGCGCGCCTGGGCTGCGCCGAGGCGGCCGGGTATTCGCTGGTCACCCAGCTCTGGCTGCCCCCCGAACCGCGCGCGAGCCTGGTGATGCTGCACGGCTACTACGACCACATGGGCCTCTATGGTCATCTGGTGGAGTGGGCGCTGGGCATGGGGTTCGCGGTGATCGCCTGCGACCTGCCCGGCCATGGGCTGTCCAGCGGCGCGCGGGCCAGCATCGGTGACTTCGCCGAGTACCAGGCCACGCTCCAGGCCTTGCTGGACGAGGCCGCGGCCCTGAACCTGCCGCAACCCTGGCACCTGGCCGGGCAGAGCACCGGCGGCGCCATCCTGCTGGATTACCTGCTGACCGGCACACCGCGCCCGGAGCTGGGCGAGACCCTGCTGTTCGCGCCGCTGGTGCGTCCGCGCGCCTGGGGCTGGTCGAAGTTCAGCTACCAGTTGATGCGGCACTTCGTCGAAAGCATTCCACGGCGCTTCAGCGTCAACTCCAGCGACGCCGAGTTCATCGAGTTCGTCCATCACAAGGACCCGCTGCAGCCGCAGACCCTGCCCACCGCCTGGGTCGGCGCGCTGGCGCGCTGGGTGCCGCGCATCGAGCGGGCACAGCGCAGTTCGCGCCGGCCGCTGGTGATCCAGGGCGACGGCGACATGACGGTGGACTGGCGGCACAACCTCAGGGTGCTGGCGGAGAAGTTCGACCAGCCGGAGGTGCTGATGCTGGAAGGGGCCGGCCACCATCTGGTGAACGAGGCGCCGGCCTATCGCGAGCGGTACTTCGGCTTCTTGCGGGAAAGGCTGGGGTAG
- a CDS encoding DUF2059 domain-containing protein produces the protein MRLLFAVTLLLFGLPALADDHAHLYQAAGWPQQRAHFNDALTAAQQRYQKTLPPAVYQALVDNSNRRFQPQAIDQRAQVALRNQLQDPRPALAFFQSPLGKKIIAAETLATRRDQLAKHANGLPRIEADATRRLLIGHLTQALPAREAGAEVSLALAGVAADSLSQMLPGLLGGGQAQGMIDGQRQRLMEQIGNDLDNTLLYVYRDLSDPELEEFVTFAESADGKAYYQAALAAVRAGLAVGQDASAQGF, from the coding sequence ATGCGCCTGCTCTTCGCCGTCACCCTCCTCCTCTTCGGTTTGCCCGCCCTGGCCGACGACCATGCCCACCTCTACCAGGCAGCCGGCTGGCCGCAGCAGCGCGCGCACTTCAACGACGCCCTCACGGCGGCCCAGCAGCGCTATCAGAAAACCCTGCCGCCGGCGGTCTACCAGGCCCTGGTGGACAACAGCAATCGCCGCTTCCAGCCCCAGGCCATCGACCAGCGCGCCCAGGTCGCCCTGCGTAATCAGCTTCAGGACCCGCGTCCGGCGCTGGCCTTCTTCCAGTCGCCGCTGGGCAAGAAGATCATCGCCGCGGAAACCCTGGCCACCCGCCGCGACCAGCTGGCCAAGCACGCCAACGGACTGCCGCGCATCGAGGCCGATGCCACCCGCCGCCTGCTGATCGGCCACCTGACCCAGGCCTTGCCCGCCCGCGAAGCCGGCGCCGAAGTCAGCCTCGCCCTGGCCGGTGTCGCGGCCGACAGCCTGAGCCAGATGCTCCCCGGACTGCTCGGCGGCGGCCAGGCACAAGGCATGATCGACGGCCAGCGCCAGCGGCTGATGGAGCAGATTGGCAACGACCTGGATAACACCCTGCTCTACGTCTACCGCGACCTGTCCGATCCGGAGCTGGAAGAGTTCGTCACCTTTGCCGAATCCGCAGACGGCAAGGCCTACTACCAGGCAGCCCTGGCCGCCGTGCGCGCCGGCCTCGCCGTGGGCCAGGACGCCTCAGCCCAGGGGTTCTGA
- a CDS encoding 2OG-Fe(II) oxygenase: MTASPESPLTALIVDDLANQGWSHQCLALPAELTAKLAEECRVRSADGSLAPASVGRGEGQQVREGVRGDRIHWLEPGQSAASDAYLALMDDLRQRLNLELYLGLEDFECHFALYPPGAFYQKHLDRFRDDDRRTVSVVAYLNADWQAEQGGALRLYLAEGERDVFPEGGGLVVFLSAELPHEVLPATRERMSIAGWFRRRGGPL, encoded by the coding sequence ATGACTGCATCTCCCGAATCCCCGCTGACCGCCCTGATCGTCGACGACCTGGCCAACCAGGGCTGGTCCCATCAGTGCCTGGCGCTCCCCGCCGAACTGACCGCCAAACTCGCCGAAGAGTGCCGCGTGCGCTCCGCCGACGGCAGCCTTGCGCCGGCATCCGTGGGGCGTGGCGAGGGGCAGCAGGTTCGCGAGGGTGTGCGGGGCGATCGTATCCACTGGCTGGAGCCTGGCCAGTCAGCCGCCAGCGACGCCTACCTGGCGCTGATGGACGACCTGCGCCAGCGCCTCAACCTCGAGCTTTATCTCGGGCTGGAGGATTTCGAGTGCCACTTCGCCCTCTACCCACCCGGCGCCTTCTACCAGAAGCACCTGGATCGCTTCCGTGACGATGACCGTCGCACGGTATCGGTCGTGGCGTATCTGAACGCCGACTGGCAGGCGGAGCAGGGTGGTGCCCTGCGCCTCTACCTGGCCGAGGGCGAGCGGGACGTTTTCCCCGAAGGCGGCGGCCTGGTGGTGTTCCTGTCCGCCGAGCTGCCCCATGAGGTCTTGCCGGCGACCCGTGAGCGCATGTCCATCGCCGGCTGGTTCCGCCGGCGGGGTGGCCCGCTCTAG
- a CDS encoding DUF6160 family protein: protein MPRTTKNLRLALACGTALLSGTGQAALESLDNQALSEISGQAGINLRLDVMARIDSITWNDDGGSLSLRNVRIDNGCLKPGDCPNGAGGSFPLGAAQLGLTLPIFGVDQPTLKIDVVKNAAGTQQVRLELPDLTTINDQLQGSGIPAQRIRVRVAADMHVGESRLGSLEIRDITDLRGNFRVWGH, encoded by the coding sequence ATGCCCAGAACAACAAAGAACCTTCGCCTTGCCCTGGCCTGCGGTACCGCCCTGCTCAGCGGCACCGGCCAGGCCGCACTCGAATCCCTGGACAACCAGGCCCTCAGCGAGATCAGCGGCCAGGCCGGGATCAACCTGCGCCTGGACGTGATGGCGCGCATCGACAGCATCACCTGGAACGACGACGGCGGCAGCCTGTCGCTGCGCAACGTACGCATCGACAACGGCTGCCTCAAGCCCGGTGACTGTCCCAACGGTGCCGGCGGCAGCTTCCCCCTGGGGGCTGCGCAGCTCGGCCTCACCCTGCCCATCTTCGGCGTCGACCAGCCGACCCTGAAAATCGATGTGGTGAAGAACGCCGCCGGCACCCAGCAGGTCCGCCTGGAGCTGCCGGACCTCACCACCATCAACGATCAGCTCCAGGGCAGCGGTATCCCCGCCCAGCGCATTCGCGTGCGCGTCGCCGCCGACATGCACGTCGGCGAGAGCCGCCTGGGCAGCCTGGAGATTCGCGACATCACCGACCTGCGGGGAAACTTCCGGGTCTGGGGACACTGA
- a CDS encoding DUF523 domain-containing protein, whose amino-acid sequence MQKILVSRCLLGQRVRYDGGAHGPFGLLERWQAEGRIVPLCPEVAGGLPTPRAPAEIAGGRGAAVLDGELPVLTDDGQDVTAEFVAGARIALELVAAHGIRIALLKSRSPSCGNRENYDGTFSGARVAGEGVTAAALRRAGVEVFSEEELAEAAARLAELDEA is encoded by the coding sequence ATGCAGAAGATCCTGGTCAGCCGCTGCCTGCTCGGGCAGCGCGTGCGCTACGACGGCGGCGCCCATGGGCCGTTTGGCCTGCTGGAGCGCTGGCAGGCGGAAGGGCGTATCGTGCCGCTCTGCCCCGAAGTGGCGGGCGGCCTGCCAACCCCGCGCGCGCCGGCGGAGATTGCCGGCGGACGCGGTGCTGCGGTGCTGGACGGTGAATTGCCGGTGCTTACCGACGATGGCCAGGATGTGACCGCCGAATTCGTCGCCGGGGCGCGCATCGCCCTGGAACTGGTTGCGGCCCACGGCATCCGCATCGCGCTGCTCAAATCGCGCAGCCCATCCTGCGGCAACCGGGAGAACTACGACGGCACGTTCAGCGGTGCGCGCGTCGCGGGTGAGGGCGTGACCGCCGCGGCTCTGCGCCGCGCCGGTGTCGAGGTGTTCAGCGAAGAGGAGCTGGCCGAGGCGGCCGCGCGCCTGGCCGAGCTGGACGAGGCTTGA